Proteins encoded together in one Chryseobacterium sp. G0201 window:
- a CDS encoding VF530 family DNA-binding protein yields MHEKAKDPLHGKRLDAILEELVDYYGGFEKLGQQINIKCFTDNPSINSSLKFLRKTDWARTKVESLYLYVLRQKKKNEPKSEN; encoded by the coding sequence ATGCACGAAAAAGCAAAAGATCCTTTACACGGAAAAAGACTCGATGCTATTCTTGAAGAGCTGGTAGATTATTACGGTGGATTTGAGAAATTGGGACAACAGATCAATATCAAATGTTTCACAGATAATCCGAGCATCAATTCTTCTCTCAAGTTTTTACGAAAAACAGATTGGGCGAGAACAAAAGTTGAAAGCCTGTATCTTTATGTTTTAAGACAGAAAAAAAAGAACGAACCAAAAAGTGAAAACTAA
- a CDS encoding peptidylprolyl isomerase, producing the protein MTIENNHVVAVKYILHTIEEDGNKILVEETTDENPLTFLYGMGMMIPKFEQNILGLKAGDKAAFVIQPEEAYGEKQPDAIAQLPIDMFKEAGIPPVGAILPLSDNEGNNFQAFVVEVTPEAVVADLNHPMAGKVLDFQVEILNTRPATEDELSHGHAHGVDGNEAH; encoded by the coding sequence ATGACAATTGAAAACAATCACGTTGTAGCTGTAAAGTATATACTTCACACTATCGAAGAGGATGGAAATAAAATTCTTGTAGAAGAAACAACAGACGAAAATCCACTTACATTCTTATACGGTATGGGAATGATGATTCCTAAATTTGAACAAAATATTCTTGGTTTAAAAGCTGGTGATAAAGCAGCTTTTGTAATTCAGCCGGAAGAAGCTTACGGTGAAAAACAACCGGATGCTATTGCTCAATTGCCGATAGATATGTTTAAAGAAGCTGGAATTCCTCCTGTAGGAGCTATTTTACCTTTATCTGATAATGAAGGAAATAATTTCCAGGCATTCGTAGTAGAAGTAACGCCGGAAGCTGTAGTAGCAGACCTTAACCATCCAATGGCTGGGAAAGTGTTAGATTTCCAGGTAGAAATTTTAAATACACGTCCTGCGACAGAAGATGAATTATCACACGGTCACGCTCACGGAGTTGACGGAAACGAAGCTCACTAA
- a CDS encoding YchJ family protein: protein MNCPCCSGKTYEECCKPYHTGEKNAPTAEALMRSRFSAFAIPNGKYLMETTSPGKRQFHNTKDLQEWGEINEWTKLEIIDKPSVSKVEFKAFYTDQDGQKQVHHELSKFKMIQNRWFYVSGEFLE from the coding sequence ATGAACTGTCCCTGCTGCTCAGGAAAAACCTACGAAGAATGTTGTAAACCTTATCATACAGGAGAAAAAAATGCTCCGACAGCTGAAGCTTTGATGCGTTCACGGTTTTCAGCATTTGCGATTCCCAATGGAAAGTATCTGATGGAAACAACATCTCCAGGCAAAAGACAATTTCATAATACAAAAGATTTACAGGAATGGGGAGAAATCAATGAATGGACAAAACTGGAGATTATTGATAAACCTTCTGTCAGCAAAGTTGAATTTAAAGCTTTTTATACAGATCAAGACGGTCAAAAGCAGGTTCATCATGAATTATCGAAATTCAAAATGATACAAAACCGTTGGTTTTATGTAAGTGGAGAATTTTTAGAATAA
- a CDS encoding M3 family metallopeptidase, translated as MKNITSVLLISALAFNYSCTTMKKTDNQQEIPVPDTSLSSNPFMKKSKLQYEAPEFDKIKNEHFKPAFDFGLKQHDAEILKIANNPEAPTFENTIVALEKSGEVLKRTTIVFSNLTSANTNPTLQALDEEYAPIFAAHSDKMYLNDNLYKRIKSIKEDGLDPESKRLVQFYKQNFEIAGANLSAADKEKLKQVNQELASLSTQYANKLLEARKVGGVFFSNAKELDGLSADEIAAAATDAKTAGKDGQYLLALQNTTQQPLLQNLTNRATREKLFKASWLRAEKGDANDTRETIEKLAKLRLKKAQILGKKSFAEWKLQDQMAKTPEAATNLMNQIATPAVETAKREAKDIQDLIDQQKGGFQVEPWDWNFYAEQVRKAKFDLDENQIKPYFEITTVLEKGVFFAAEKFYGLTFKKRTDLPVYHPDVVTYEVFDHDGKSIAIYYLDFYTRDSKNGGAWMSNFVEQSYLLGTKPVIVNCYNYQKPAPGKPSLISFDDVSTIFHEFGHSIHGMFASQKYPSLSGTNVPRDFVEFPSQINEHWALDPIVLKNYALHYETKQPIPQALVDKIKKAGTFNQGYMTTELVSAAELDMDWHTVTNESQLIPVLDFEKQSLTKHGFTLATVPPRYHTPYFAHIWGGGYSAGYYAYLWSETLDNDAWEWISKNGGLTRENGDRFRKYILSVGNSVDLNQAFRDFTGHDPDIKPLLRNRGFIK; from the coding sequence ATGAAAAATATTACATCGGTATTATTAATTTCTGCATTAGCATTTAATTACTCTTGTACTACAATGAAAAAAACCGATAATCAACAGGAAATTCCTGTACCGGACACTTCTCTTTCATCAAATCCTTTTATGAAAAAAAGCAAACTTCAATACGAAGCTCCAGAATTTGATAAAATTAAAAATGAACATTTTAAACCGGCTTTTGATTTTGGATTAAAACAGCACGACGCTGAAATTTTAAAAATTGCCAACAATCCCGAAGCTCCGACTTTTGAAAATACGATCGTTGCTTTAGAAAAAAGTGGCGAGGTTTTAAAAAGAACAACTATTGTATTTTCAAACCTTACAAGTGCAAATACAAACCCAACATTACAAGCTTTGGACGAAGAATATGCTCCAATTTTTGCTGCACATTCTGATAAAATGTATTTGAATGATAATCTTTATAAAAGAATAAAATCCATCAAAGAAGATGGTTTAGATCCTGAAAGTAAAAGACTCGTACAGTTTTACAAGCAGAATTTTGAAATCGCAGGTGCGAATCTTTCGGCAGCCGATAAAGAAAAATTAAAGCAGGTAAATCAGGAATTAGCTTCACTTTCTACTCAATATGCCAATAAATTATTGGAAGCTAGAAAAGTAGGTGGTGTTTTCTTTTCGAACGCAAAAGAACTTGACGGACTTTCTGCTGACGAAATCGCAGCAGCTGCAACCGATGCAAAAACTGCCGGAAAAGATGGACAATATCTTTTAGCTTTACAAAATACAACTCAGCAACCTTTACTACAAAACCTTACTAACAGAGCAACGAGAGAGAAGTTATTTAAAGCTTCTTGGTTAAGAGCTGAAAAAGGTGATGCGAACGACACCAGAGAAACCATTGAGAAACTGGCAAAGTTAAGACTTAAAAAAGCTCAGATTTTAGGTAAGAAGAGTTTTGCAGAATGGAAATTGCAAGATCAGATGGCAAAAACGCCTGAAGCAGCGACCAACTTAATGAACCAGATTGCTACTCCAGCCGTAGAAACAGCAAAACGTGAGGCAAAAGACATTCAAGATTTGATCGATCAGCAAAAAGGAGGTTTCCAAGTTGAGCCTTGGGACTGGAATTTTTATGCTGAACAAGTAAGAAAAGCGAAATTCGATTTAGATGAAAACCAAATCAAACCTTATTTTGAAATCACAACGGTTTTGGAAAAAGGCGTTTTCTTCGCTGCTGAAAAATTCTATGGACTGACATTCAAAAAGAGAACAGATCTTCCGGTTTATCATCCTGATGTTGTAACGTATGAAGTTTTTGATCATGATGGAAAATCTATTGCGATCTATTATTTGGATTTCTATACAAGAGATTCTAAAAATGGTGGAGCCTGGATGAGTAATTTTGTTGAGCAATCTTATCTATTGGGAACAAAACCTGTTATTGTAAACTGTTATAATTATCAGAAACCTGCTCCGGGGAAACCTTCATTAATTAGCTTTGATGATGTTTCGACTATCTTCCATGAATTTGGTCACTCGATCCACGGAATGTTTGCAAGTCAGAAATATCCATCGCTTTCAGGAACAAATGTACCGAGAGATTTCGTAGAATTCCCTTCTCAGATTAATGAGCATTGGGCTTTAGATCCTATTGTTTTAAAGAATTATGCCCTTCATTACGAAACAAAACAGCCTATTCCACAAGCTTTAGTTGATAAAATCAAAAAAGCGGGAACATTTAATCAAGGTTATATGACAACAGAATTAGTTTCTGCTGCTGAACTTGACATGGATTGGCATACTGTAACGAATGAAAGTCAATTAATCCCTGTTTTAGATTTTGAAAAACAATCATTAACAAAACACGGATTTACATTAGCAACCGTTCCACCAAGATATCACACTCCTTATTTTGCACACATTTGGGGAGGTGGATATTCAGCAGGATATTACGCTTATTTATGGTCTGAAACATTGGATAATGATGCATGGGAATGGATTTCAAAGAATGGAGGACTAACAAGAGAAAATGGTGACCGTTTCAGAAAATATATTCTTTCTGTAGGTAATTCTGTTGATCTAAATCAGGCATTCAGAGATTTTACAGGACATGATCCGGATATTAAGCCTTTATTGAGAAACAGAGGTTTTATTAAATAA
- a CDS encoding GIN domain-containing protein, translating into MKSTTIFIFSAFVLLSSCNEKHERNVNDKSNWVDKVTNKDHGPGKEKQYTGDFDEIEVSQAIDAEIVKSETEKVVVYAPANIIDDILIDKIGSKVHIHYKSGIRVMNTPDVKAKIYVKDFSKLIANSAASITVKDKFTQEKTDIEISSAASVTGNLEANKFEISADSSSSFDGKIWAVDLDVEASSAASISISGKAKNADMSSSSGSSLSAKDLITDNLKVDASSGASVDVSATSSIDAEASSGGSVDVYKKGNVTNIKKDESSGGSVTIQ; encoded by the coding sequence ATGAAATCAACAACTATTTTTATTTTTTCGGCCTTCGTCTTATTATCCTCGTGTAACGAAAAACATGAGAGAAACGTTAATGATAAAAGCAATTGGGTAGATAAGGTGACCAATAAGGACCATGGTCCAGGCAAAGAAAAACAATATACCGGTGATTTTGATGAGATCGAAGTTTCTCAGGCGATCGATGCTGAAATTGTAAAATCTGAAACTGAGAAGGTCGTAGTTTATGCACCTGCGAATATCATCGATGATATATTAATTGATAAAATTGGAAGTAAAGTACACATTCATTATAAATCAGGGATCAGAGTTATGAACACGCCTGATGTTAAAGCTAAAATTTATGTTAAAGATTTCTCTAAGCTGATTGCTAATTCTGCAGCAAGTATTACGGTAAAAGATAAATTTACACAAGAAAAAACTGATATTGAAATATCGAGTGCTGCAAGTGTTACAGGAAATTTAGAAGCTAATAAATTTGAAATTTCTGCAGACAGCAGCAGTAGTTTTGACGGCAAAATATGGGCGGTTGATCTTGATGTGGAAGCATCTTCAGCAGCAAGCATCAGTATTTCCGGAAAGGCAAAAAATGCCGATATGAGCTCTTCTTCAGGAAGTAGTCTTTCTGCAAAAGATCTTATCACTGATAATTTAAAAGTTGATGCATCAAGTGGAGCAAGCGTTGATGTAAGCGCAACATCAAGCATAGATGCAGAAGCTTCATCAGGCGGAAGTGTAGATGTTTACAAAAAAGGAAATGTTACGAACATCAAAAAAGACGAAAGCAGTGGCGGAAGCGTTACGATTCAATAA
- a CDS encoding monovalent cation:proton antiporter-2 (CPA2) family protein, with amino-acid sequence MESSLAMNTLIFLGVAIIMVPLARKFGLSSVIGYIFGGIIIGPYVLRLTGKDVNDIMHASEFGVIMLLFLVGLELEPRKFWEMRKKIVGLGLTQMLLTISILFLIFIWAGWRIDKAIAVAICFALSSTAIVLQTLQEKNNLKTLAGEASFSTLLFQDIAVIPILAILPIIANYKASSSDNEVQILIQKLPEWLQAGTVILGVAILILLGKYVFVPFLRYVSKSGMTELLTASSLFLVIGVSELMVAIGLSPALGAFLAGVMLANSEFRHELEAQIDPFKGLLLAVFFVSVGSTMNFNVIQQDPTFIFTTVLAVLAVKFTVLYAIGKFFKIDTPQSLFYAFALSQVGEFAFVLINYASNLYLLSPELNAQMMAVTAITMCITPFLLIINDKLITPKFIKEIPEEESAFNILDNDIAQKKIIIVGFGHFGSTVGRLLKANKVTATVLDRDSDRVKLLRSYGFKVYYGDATRIPILRAAGIEDAEILVLCLDDSGDNKFIADLVREHYPNVKIFVRAKNRIDAYTYLNNGIDNIYRETLGTAVDMAVDVLHETGMRKYAARRLGQRFMTIDKASIRRLAKAKEDDEILLFTTKEILQREEELLAFDNLNFDNKNWEGSSSADDEDEEPPV; translated from the coding sequence ATGGAATCCAGCTTAGCGATGAACACATTAATTTTCTTAGGCGTTGCCATTATTATGGTTCCGCTGGCTAGAAAGTTTGGTTTAAGCTCGGTGATCGGTTATATTTTCGGAGGAATCATTATCGGGCCATATGTTCTAAGACTTACCGGAAAAGATGTTAATGACATCATGCACGCCAGTGAATTTGGAGTTATCATGCTTTTATTTTTGGTCGGATTAGAATTAGAACCCCGAAAATTTTGGGAAATGCGGAAGAAAATCGTAGGTCTTGGACTCACCCAAATGTTGCTTACCATTTCGATTCTCTTCTTAATTTTCATCTGGGCAGGTTGGAGAATTGACAAAGCCATTGCCGTTGCGATTTGTTTTGCATTATCTTCAACAGCAATTGTTTTACAGACTTTACAGGAAAAAAATAATCTAAAAACCTTGGCGGGAGAAGCATCATTTTCTACCCTTTTATTTCAGGATATTGCAGTGATTCCTATTTTGGCAATTTTACCGATCATCGCCAATTATAAAGCAAGCAGCAGCGACAATGAAGTACAGATATTAATCCAAAAACTACCGGAATGGCTACAGGCCGGAACCGTAATCTTAGGAGTTGCTATTCTTATATTATTGGGAAAATACGTTTTCGTGCCATTTCTAAGATATGTCTCAAAATCCGGAATGACGGAATTATTAACCGCCTCTTCCCTATTTTTAGTGATTGGAGTTTCAGAATTAATGGTTGCGATCGGCTTATCTCCGGCGCTAGGAGCTTTCCTTGCTGGTGTGATGCTTGCGAACAGTGAGTTTCGTCATGAATTGGAGGCGCAAATTGATCCGTTTAAAGGACTTTTACTGGCTGTCTTCTTTGTGAGTGTAGGTTCTACGATGAATTTTAATGTTATTCAACAGGATCCGACCTTTATCTTCACGACGGTTTTAGCCGTTTTAGCTGTAAAATTTACGGTTCTTTACGCTATCGGAAAATTTTTCAAAATAGATACTCCACAAAGTTTATTTTATGCTTTTGCACTTTCGCAGGTGGGAGAATTTGCTTTTGTATTGATTAATTATGCTTCAAACCTTTATCTTTTAAGTCCGGAACTTAATGCACAGATGATGGCTGTAACGGCGATCACCATGTGTATTACTCCTTTTCTATTAATTATTAATGATAAACTAATCACTCCGAAATTCATTAAAGAAATCCCTGAAGAAGAAAGTGCTTTTAATATCTTGGATAACGATATCGCTCAGAAGAAGATTATCATTGTAGGTTTTGGGCATTTTGGAAGTACCGTCGGACGTTTATTGAAGGCTAATAAAGTTACGGCAACCGTTTTGGATAGAGATTCAGACCGAGTGAAACTGTTGAGAAGTTATGGTTTTAAAGTTTATTACGGAGACGCTACGAGAATTCCCATTCTAAGAGCCGCAGGAATTGAAGATGCTGAAATTCTCGTTCTTTGCCTTGATGATTCCGGCGATAATAAATTCATTGCAGATCTTGTTCGTGAACACTATCCTAACGTGAAAATCTTTGTAAGAGCAAAAAACAGAATCGATGCTTACACTTATCTCAACAATGGTATTGATAATATTTATCGTGAAACATTAGGAACTGCCGTTGATATGGCTGTTGATGTTCTTCACGAAACAGGAATGAGAAAATATGCAGCAAGACGTCTCGGACAAAGATTTATGACGATTGACAAAGCATCCATCAGAAGATTGGCGAAAGCAAAAGAAGATGATGAAATTCTTCTTTTCACCACAAAAGAAATCCTCCAGCGAGAGGAGGAATTATTGGCTTTTGATAATCTTAATTTTGATAATAAAAACTGGGAAGGTTCCTCATCCGCAGATGATGAAGACGAAGAACCGCCTGTCTAA
- a CDS encoding NAD(P)H-dependent oxidoreductase, whose product MKKTLVVFAHPYLEHSNSNVELINFYVRHQHFTLRDLYEEYPDFHIAAFRERKRLKNYDRFIFQFPIIWFGMPPLLRLWIDEVFDRDWLKEGENNPLEGKEVYILVTTGGKERSFTKTGTYQYTIDELISGLIVSLNVFKANIKNIKIVYEANKLSKKEIILHKKEFVELLNQ is encoded by the coding sequence ATGAAGAAGACATTGGTAGTTTTTGCGCACCCTTATTTAGAGCACTCAAACTCGAATGTGGAGCTCATCAATTTCTATGTCCGTCACCAACATTTTACCCTTAGAGATCTTTACGAAGAGTATCCCGACTTTCATATTGCGGCTTTCAGAGAAAGAAAACGATTAAAAAATTATGACCGCTTTATCTTTCAGTTTCCCATCATCTGGTTCGGAATGCCACCATTATTGAGATTATGGATCGATGAAGTTTTTGATCGCGACTGGCTGAAAGAAGGCGAAAATAATCCACTCGAAGGAAAAGAAGTTTACATCCTCGTCACAACCGGTGGAAAAGAAAGATCTTTTACCAAAACAGGAACTTACCAATACACCATTGATGAACTCATCAGCGGATTAATCGTTTCCTTAAATGTTTTTAAAGCCAATATCAAAAATATCAAGATCGTTTATGAAGCCAATAAACTTTCAAAAAAAGAAATCATTTTACATAAAAAAGAATTTGTAGAACTCCTGAACCAATAA
- a CDS encoding TPM domain-containing protein, producing MRLRSLKIVFSFLLICFYSFVSAQYAIPAKPAVLYPVFDEANLLSQQEKDELNNKLIKFADSTSTEIEVIIIRSTKGEDVNFLATMFGQKWGIGKKGIDNGVVFLIATEDHTMSIQQGRAVEQYLTASVAGQILDYIVTPNFKQGQWYEGINRGTSAIMEAVQGKFKPIGNQDTGGGSTLKILLIAFVIFIILIILFGNKGGGRGGNNDDDDVILSRRGRSNFPGGFFPFPGSFGGGGFGGGSSGGGGGFGGFGGGGSFGGGGASGGW from the coding sequence ATGAGATTACGTTCTCTTAAAATAGTATTTTCATTTTTATTGATTTGCTTTTACAGTTTTGTATCAGCACAATATGCTATTCCTGCAAAGCCAGCGGTTTTGTATCCTGTTTTTGATGAAGCTAATTTATTATCACAACAGGAAAAAGATGAGCTTAATAACAAACTTATAAAATTTGCAGATTCTACCTCAACTGAGATAGAAGTTATTATCATTCGTTCCACAAAAGGAGAAGATGTGAATTTTCTGGCGACAATGTTTGGTCAGAAATGGGGAATCGGAAAAAAAGGAATTGATAATGGTGTCGTTTTCTTAATTGCAACAGAAGATCATACGATGTCTATCCAACAAGGAAGAGCCGTTGAGCAATATTTAACAGCATCAGTTGCCGGACAAATTTTAGACTATATCGTCACTCCCAATTTCAAACAGGGACAATGGTATGAAGGTATCAACCGTGGTACCTCTGCTATCATGGAAGCTGTGCAGGGAAAATTTAAACCTATCGGCAATCAGGATACGGGAGGTGGAAGCACTTTAAAAATACTACTCATCGCATTTGTAATCTTTATTATTCTAATCATTTTATTCGGAAATAAAGGTGGCGGAAGAGGCGGAAATAATGACGATGATGATGTAATTCTCTCCAGAAGAGGTCGCAGTAATTTTCCGGGGGGATTTTTCCCATTCCCTGGTAGTTTTGGAGGCGGTGGCTTTGGTGGTGGGAGTTCCGGCGGAGGTGGCGGTTTTGGAGGCTTCGGCGGAGGCGGAAGTTTCGGAGGCGGTGGCGCTTCGGGTGGATGGTAA
- a CDS encoding TPM domain-containing protein, with protein sequence MGKFLTDQQIASLVEAIQSAEEHSTGEIRVHIDSTTEDQNAKTAFEVFKKLCQNKTVERNAVLFHVNFEKKYLTIIGDVGIHDKVHQSYWDHLHDYITSEFAKGNYHKALKSAILETGLELKKHFPIKGENPNQLSNEITFS encoded by the coding sequence ATGGGTAAATTCTTAACAGATCAGCAGATAGCTTCCCTCGTGGAAGCTATTCAGTCAGCAGAGGAACATTCTACAGGCGAGATTAGAGTACACATAGATTCTACAACCGAAGATCAGAATGCAAAAACGGCATTTGAAGTTTTCAAAAAGCTTTGTCAGAATAAAACTGTTGAAAGAAATGCTGTGCTTTTTCATGTTAATTTTGAAAAAAAATATCTTACCATCATAGGAGATGTCGGGATTCATGATAAAGTTCATCAGTCTTATTGGGATCATCTGCATGATTATATCACTTCAGAATTTGCCAAAGGAAATTACCATAAAGCCCTAAAAAGTGCTATTCTTGAAACAGGTCTTGAACTAAAAAAACATTTTCCCATAAAAGGAGAAAACCCCAACCAACTTTCTAATGAGATTACGTTCTCTTAA
- a CDS encoding LemA family protein — translation MKNKGCLSAGTIGIALLIIVAVLFFWGKSGYNNFVTKEQTVNTKWSNVETVYQKRANLIPNLERTVKSYSKFEQETLTKVVEARSKATSINIDPTNMTEADMAKFQAAQGELSGSLSRLMAVVESYPNLKADQQYINFQREYTAIENSIRTETVYYNGAAQDYNTSIKTFPNNILANFTNFKEKPYFKAEAGAQKAPEVFSE, via the coding sequence ATGAAAAATAAAGGTTGCCTGAGCGCCGGAACGATCGGTATTGCTCTCCTTATTATTGTTGCTGTTCTATTCTTTTGGGGAAAGAGCGGATATAACAACTTCGTCACCAAAGAACAAACGGTAAATACAAAATGGTCTAATGTGGAGACTGTTTATCAAAAAAGAGCCAATCTTATCCCCAATTTGGAAAGAACGGTAAAATCGTATTCAAAATTTGAGCAGGAAACATTAACGAAAGTGGTTGAAGCACGTTCTAAAGCGACTTCTATCAATATCGATCCTACAAATATGACAGAAGCTGACATGGCTAAATTTCAAGCAGCTCAGGGAGAATTGTCAGGATCTTTAAGCAGATTGATGGCCGTTGTGGAATCTTATCCAAATTTAAAAGCTGACCAACAATACATCAACTTCCAAAGAGAATATACTGCAATAGAAAACAGTATCAGAACCGAAACTGTTTACTATAACGGAGCAGCTCAGGATTATAATACTTCGATCAAAACTTTCCCAAATAATATTTTGGCGAATTTTACCAACTTTAAAGAAAAACCTTACTTCAAAGCTGAAGCAGGAGCTCAGAAAGCACCAGAAGTTTTCTCAGAATAA
- a CDS encoding dihydrofolate reductase translates to MTTIVVAMGEKNEIGFKNQLLWHLPKDLKHFKDLTSEHPIIMGRKTYESIGKPLPNRTNIVISRKKNWFEEGILIVGSIKEAVKFAKKIDENVFIIGGGNIYEQTMDLADKLEVTLVKADLEADTYFPKIDAKIWKKTEEVFHEKDEKNQYDFYFQTFERIDGK, encoded by the coding sequence ATGACAACAATTGTGGTGGCAATGGGAGAGAAGAATGAGATTGGTTTTAAAAATCAGTTGCTTTGGCATCTTCCAAAAGATTTAAAACATTTTAAAGATCTTACATCGGAGCATCCCATCATTATGGGAAGAAAAACATATGAAAGTATCGGGAAACCTCTTCCTAACCGTACCAATATTGTTATTTCAAGAAAGAAAAACTGGTTTGAAGAGGGTATTCTGATTGTCGGAAGTATTAAAGAAGCTGTGAAATTTGCTAAAAAAATCGATGAAAATGTTTTTATCATAGGTGGCGGAAATATCTATGAGCAGACGATGGATTTGGCAGATAAATTAGAAGTTACTCTAGTGAAAGCTGATTTGGAAGCCGATACTTATTTTCCTAAAATAGATGCTAAGATCTGGAAAAAAACAGAAGAGGTATTTCATGAGAAGGATGAAAAAAATCAATATGATTTCTATTTTCAGACGTTTGAAAGAATTGATGGTAAATAG
- a CDS encoding DUF2892 domain-containing protein — translation MNKYIKIVIAALLIIAGLYLMIFTRSLGWGIVVFLLAALPIFLFFKNEYILLAFWQLRKQNMQKAASYLTGITNYQSQLHKSQYGYFHYLQGLTLAQDHPTKVEPLMKKALEYGLNMKHDRAMATLNLAVGAISKGRRQEGQKLLEEAKRLDTAGMMTDQIKMMKDQLKMPTMQKHMHNPNMRQRGKF, via the coding sequence ATGAATAAGTACATAAAAATTGTAATTGCAGCACTTCTTATTATTGCAGGTCTTTATCTGATGATCTTCACAAGAAGCTTAGGCTGGGGAATCGTAGTATTTCTTCTTGCGGCATTGCCTATTTTTCTTTTCTTTAAAAATGAATATATCCTTTTGGCATTCTGGCAATTAAGAAAACAGAATATGCAAAAAGCAGCAAGTTATTTAACCGGTATTACCAATTATCAAAGTCAGCTTCACAAATCTCAGTATGGATATTTCCATTATCTGCAAGGGTTGACATTGGCTCAGGATCACCCTACAAAAGTGGAACCTTTAATGAAAAAAGCGCTGGAATATGGTTTAAATATGAAGCACGACAGAGCAATGGCGACATTAAATCTTGCTGTGGGGGCGATTTCTAAAGGAAGAAGACAGGAAGGTCAAAAACTATTGGAAGAAGCAAAAAGATTAGACACTGCAGGAATGATGACTGATCAGATCAAAATGATGAAAGATCAGTTGAAAATGCCAACGATGCAAAAGCATATGCATAATCCTAACATGAGACAGAGAGGGAAGTTCTAA
- a CDS encoding trimeric intracellular cation channel family protein has translation MHEQFNFAIEVLGTISFSMSGSFAAMQKRLDPFGVLIIAFVTSVGGGTVRDLLLDIPVFWMHDLLTCAVIIITSIFSMIFKSLEKNFQVTLFIFDSFGLGLFTIIGVQKGLNADIHPLICIGLGTITGCFGGIIRDILLNRIPLIFRKEIYATACIVGGSAFLLMTKFTNLSYTFIQIFTILLIVGIRTLAVKYHWQIPKFYGHDHSSEM, from the coding sequence ATGCACGAACAGTTCAATTTTGCCATAGAAGTACTCGGAACGATTTCCTTTTCGATGTCGGGAAGTTTTGCAGCGATGCAAAAACGGCTTGATCCGTTCGGCGTACTTATTATTGCCTTTGTAACTTCGGTTGGAGGCGGAACTGTGAGAGATTTATTATTAGACATTCCGGTTTTCTGGATGCACGATCTTTTAACTTGTGCCGTGATTATCATCACAAGTATTTTTTCAATGATATTTAAATCTTTGGAGAAAAATTTTCAGGTTACTTTATTTATTTTCGATAGTTTCGGATTGGGTTTGTTCACCATAATCGGAGTTCAGAAAGGTTTGAATGCAGATATTCATCCTTTAATATGTATCGGACTTGGAACAATTACCGGCTGTTTCGGAGGTATTATCCGGGATATTTTATTGAATAGAATTCCATTGATCTTTAGGAAAGAAATTTATGCTACAGCTTGTATTGTTGGGGGTTCTGCATTTTTATTAATGACAAAATTCACGAATCTTTCTTATACTTTTATTCAGATTTTCACCATTCTATTAATTGTAGGAATCAGAACATTGGCTGTAAAATATCATTGGCAGATCCCCAAATTTTATGGGCATGATCATAGTTCGGAAATGTAA